From the Aphelocoma coerulescens isolate FSJ_1873_10779 chromosome 10, UR_Acoe_1.0, whole genome shotgun sequence genome, one window contains:
- the RAMAC gene encoding RNA guanine-N7 methyltransferase activating subunit, whose protein sequence is MTSLADMPPNYEMMFAHRFTSDDEEYQEYLKRPADPPPIVEEWRNRSGGNQRNRDRFQDGRYFRGDRYNWQSDYRSNQRPERGWGNNYQQHRQGQSYSSHYGQYGYNSYNPGPRYHPY, encoded by the exons ATGACTTCCTTGGCTGACATGCCCCCGAATTATGAAATGATGTTTGCTCATCGATTCACATCAGATGATGAAGAATACCAAGAATATCTAAAACGCCCTGCAGATCCCCCTCCTATAGTTGAAGAATGGAGAAACAGATCTGGTGGCAACCAGAGAAACAGAGATCG GTTTCAAGATGGCAGATATTTTAGAGGGGACAGATACAACTGGCAAAGTGACTACAGATCTAATCAGAGGCCAGAAAGAGGTTGGGGTAACAACtaccagcagcacaggcaagGACAATCCTACTCATCCCACTACGGACAATATGGCTACAACTCCTACAACCCAGGGCCTCGTTACCATCCCTACTGA
- the C10H15orf40 gene encoding UPF0235 protein C15orf40 homolog, producing the protein MPSLAGFLRVRAAPVRCGRAMPGKGKAAAKGPAEPGAAAGPVVAAGGGSVRVAVRAKPGARCSAVTDVTAEAVGVAIAAPPSEGEANAELCRYLSKVLEVKKSDVTLEKGGKSRDKVVKILVSMTPDEILEKLKKEASS; encoded by the exons ATGCCGAGCCTCGCCGGCTTCCTGCGGGTGCGGGCGGCGCCGGTGCGGTGCGGCAGGGCTATGCCCGGGAAG GGAAAAGCAGCCGCCAAGGGGCCCGCGGAGCCGGGCGCCGCCGCGGGACCGGTggtggcggcgggcggcggctccGTGAGGGTGGCGGTGCGCGCCAAGCCCGGCGCCCGCTGCAGCGCCGTCACAG ATGTGACGGCTGAGGCAGTAGGTGTAGCTATTGCTGCCCCTCCATCAGAAGGGGAGGCAAATGCAGAGCTGTGTCGCTACCTCTCTAAGGTGCTTGAAGTGAAGAAGAGTGACGTTACTTTAGAGAAG GGGGGTAAATCACGTGACAAAGTGGTGAAGATTTTGGTATCAATGACACCAGATGAGAttttagaaaaactgaaaaaagaagCTTCCAGTTGA